A genomic window from Struthio camelus isolate bStrCam1 chromosome 2, bStrCam1.hap1, whole genome shotgun sequence includes:
- the SNRNP48 gene encoding U11/U12 small nuclear ribonucleoprotein 48 kDa protein isoform X1, translated as MAAPCALWFGEQAEQVVCPYDAHHRVPPAALQRHAASCRLRQMGYSKEEEEEMYDSRFFYENRKVPSVTVDKDLQFHIVQQARAESAKEGVGYSQGSYSSLPVEVPQNHKRFTCDLTQADRLALYDYVVDETKKQRSRSQITENDSDLFVDLAAKITQDDSQKGPKSHLEILAEMRDYKRRRQSYRAKNVHITKKSYTEVIRDVIGVHMEELSNHWQEENRLDNAEICEGGKSKSSGRREDRRSASADSRQSGGSCKDTDRTRHRRETSRSPSKRKRSRERGKDRDSRRKREREEDKYHSHKRRK; from the exons ATGGCGGCTCCGTGCGCGCTGTGGTTCGGGGAGCAG GCGGAGCAAGTGGTCTGCCCCTACGACGCCCATCACCGTGTGCCGCCGGCGGCGCTGCAGCGGCACGCGGCGTCCTGCCGGCTGCGCCAGATGGGGTACTccaaggaggaggag GAGGAAATGTACGACTCGAGGTTTTTCTACGAGAACCGGAAGGTGCCCAGCGTCACCGTGG ataAAGATCTACAGTTTCACATTGTTCAGCAAGCTAGAGCTGAAAGTGCAAAAGAAGGTGTAGGCTACAGCCAAG GATCTTATTCATCACTGCCTGTGGAAGTTCCTCAGAATCACAAGCGTTTCACCTGTGACCTGACTCAAGCGGATCGTCTTGCTCTTTATGATTATGTTGTTgatgaaacaaagaaacagagatCTAGGTCGCAAATCACAGAAAATGACAGTGATCTCTTTGTGGATTTAGCAGCAAAGATCACCCAAG ATGATAGTCAGAAAGGTCCAAAGTCCCATCTTGAGATTCTGGCTGAAATGCGAGACTACAAAAGGCGGCGGCAGTCATACAGGGCTAAGAATGTTCATATAACGAAGAAGTCTTACACTGAG GTGATTCGGGATGTGATTGGTGTGCATATGGAAGAACTTAGCAATCACTGGCAGGAGGAGAATAGGTTGGATAATGCAGAAATATGTGAAGGCGGGAAGTCAAAATCTTCGGGAAG aaggGAAGACAGGCGGTCAGCTTCAGCAGACTCACGACAGTCTGGTGGAAGCTGTAAGGATACGGATCGCACAAGACATAGGAGGGAGACCAGCAGGAGTCCAAGCAAACGAAAAAGGAGTCGTGAAAGAGGTAAAGACAGAGATTCTCGGCGAAAAAGAGAAAG GGAAGAAGACAAGTATCACAgccataaaagaagaaaatag
- the SNRNP48 gene encoding U11/U12 small nuclear ribonucleoprotein 48 kDa protein isoform X3, producing MAAPCALWFGEQAEQVVCPYDAHHRVPPAALQRHAASCRLRQMGYSKEEEEEMYDSRFFYENRKVPSVTVDKDLQFHIVQQARAESAKEGVGYSQGSYSSLPVEVPQNHKRFTCDLTQADRLALYDYVVDETKKQRSRSQITENDSDLFVDLAAKITQDDSQKGPKSHLEILAEMRDYKRRRQSYRAKNVHITKKSYTEVIRDVIGVHMEELSNHWQEENRLDNAEICEGGKSKSSGREDRRSASADSRQSGGSCKDTDRTRHRRETSRSPSKRKRSRERGKDRDSRRKREREEDKYHSHKRRK from the exons ATGGCGGCTCCGTGCGCGCTGTGGTTCGGGGAGCAG GCGGAGCAAGTGGTCTGCCCCTACGACGCCCATCACCGTGTGCCGCCGGCGGCGCTGCAGCGGCACGCGGCGTCCTGCCGGCTGCGCCAGATGGGGTACTccaaggaggaggag GAGGAAATGTACGACTCGAGGTTTTTCTACGAGAACCGGAAGGTGCCCAGCGTCACCGTGG ataAAGATCTACAGTTTCACATTGTTCAGCAAGCTAGAGCTGAAAGTGCAAAAGAAGGTGTAGGCTACAGCCAAG GATCTTATTCATCACTGCCTGTGGAAGTTCCTCAGAATCACAAGCGTTTCACCTGTGACCTGACTCAAGCGGATCGTCTTGCTCTTTATGATTATGTTGTTgatgaaacaaagaaacagagatCTAGGTCGCAAATCACAGAAAATGACAGTGATCTCTTTGTGGATTTAGCAGCAAAGATCACCCAAG ATGATAGTCAGAAAGGTCCAAAGTCCCATCTTGAGATTCTGGCTGAAATGCGAGACTACAAAAGGCGGCGGCAGTCATACAGGGCTAAGAATGTTCATATAACGAAGAAGTCTTACACTGAG GTGATTCGGGATGTGATTGGTGTGCATATGGAAGAACTTAGCAATCACTGGCAGGAGGAGAATAGGTTGGATAATGCAGAAATATGTGAAGGCGGGAAGTCAAAATCTTCGGGAAG gGAAGACAGGCGGTCAGCTTCAGCAGACTCACGACAGTCTGGTGGAAGCTGTAAGGATACGGATCGCACAAGACATAGGAGGGAGACCAGCAGGAGTCCAAGCAAACGAAAAAGGAGTCGTGAAAGAGGTAAAGACAGAGATTCTCGGCGAAAAAGAGAAAG GGAAGAAGACAAGTATCACAgccataaaagaagaaaatag
- the SNRNP48 gene encoding U11/U12 small nuclear ribonucleoprotein 48 kDa protein isoform X2: MAAPCALWFGEQAEQVVCPYDAHHRVPPAALQRHAASCRLRQMGYSKEEEEEMYDSRFFYENRKVPSVTVDKDLQFHIVQQARAESAKEGVGYSQGSYSSLPVEVPQNHKRFTCDLTQADRLALYDYVVDETKKQRSRSQITENDSDLFVDLAAKITQDDSQKGPKSHLEILAEMRDYKRRRQSYRAKNVHITKKSYTEVIRDVIGVHMEELSNHWQEENRLDNAEICEGGKSKSSGRREDRRSASADSRQSGGSCKDTDRTRHRRETSRSPSKRKRSRERGKDRDSRRKRESYRTIQICRTSA, encoded by the exons ATGGCGGCTCCGTGCGCGCTGTGGTTCGGGGAGCAG GCGGAGCAAGTGGTCTGCCCCTACGACGCCCATCACCGTGTGCCGCCGGCGGCGCTGCAGCGGCACGCGGCGTCCTGCCGGCTGCGCCAGATGGGGTACTccaaggaggaggag GAGGAAATGTACGACTCGAGGTTTTTCTACGAGAACCGGAAGGTGCCCAGCGTCACCGTGG ataAAGATCTACAGTTTCACATTGTTCAGCAAGCTAGAGCTGAAAGTGCAAAAGAAGGTGTAGGCTACAGCCAAG GATCTTATTCATCACTGCCTGTGGAAGTTCCTCAGAATCACAAGCGTTTCACCTGTGACCTGACTCAAGCGGATCGTCTTGCTCTTTATGATTATGTTGTTgatgaaacaaagaaacagagatCTAGGTCGCAAATCACAGAAAATGACAGTGATCTCTTTGTGGATTTAGCAGCAAAGATCACCCAAG ATGATAGTCAGAAAGGTCCAAAGTCCCATCTTGAGATTCTGGCTGAAATGCGAGACTACAAAAGGCGGCGGCAGTCATACAGGGCTAAGAATGTTCATATAACGAAGAAGTCTTACACTGAG GTGATTCGGGATGTGATTGGTGTGCATATGGAAGAACTTAGCAATCACTGGCAGGAGGAGAATAGGTTGGATAATGCAGAAATATGTGAAGGCGGGAAGTCAAAATCTTCGGGAAG aaggGAAGACAGGCGGTCAGCTTCAGCAGACTCACGACAGTCTGGTGGAAGCTGTAAGGATACGGATCGCACAAGACATAGGAGGGAGACCAGCAGGAGTCCAAGCAAACGAAAAAGGAGTCGTGAAAGAGGTAAAGACAGAGATTCTCGGCGAAAAAGAGAAAG CTACAGAACTATACAGATCTGCAGGACTTCTGCTTGA
- the SNRNP48 gene encoding U11/U12 small nuclear ribonucleoprotein 48 kDa protein isoform X4, giving the protein MAAPCALWFGEQAEQVVCPYDAHHRVPPAALQRHAASCRLRQMGYSKEEEEEMYDSRFFYENRKVPSVTVDKDLQFHIVQQARAESAKEGVGYSQGSYSSLPVEVPQNHKRFTCDLTQADRLALYDYVVDETKKQRSRSQITENDSDLFVDLAAKITQDDSQKGPKSHLEILAEMRDYKRRRQSYRAKNVHITKKSYTEVIRDVIGVHMEELSNHWQEENRLDNAEICEGGKSKSSGSTYKSSDTRAVYFILVLLSSCLRSSVCMKDGEK; this is encoded by the exons ATGGCGGCTCCGTGCGCGCTGTGGTTCGGGGAGCAG GCGGAGCAAGTGGTCTGCCCCTACGACGCCCATCACCGTGTGCCGCCGGCGGCGCTGCAGCGGCACGCGGCGTCCTGCCGGCTGCGCCAGATGGGGTACTccaaggaggaggag GAGGAAATGTACGACTCGAGGTTTTTCTACGAGAACCGGAAGGTGCCCAGCGTCACCGTGG ataAAGATCTACAGTTTCACATTGTTCAGCAAGCTAGAGCTGAAAGTGCAAAAGAAGGTGTAGGCTACAGCCAAG GATCTTATTCATCACTGCCTGTGGAAGTTCCTCAGAATCACAAGCGTTTCACCTGTGACCTGACTCAAGCGGATCGTCTTGCTCTTTATGATTATGTTGTTgatgaaacaaagaaacagagatCTAGGTCGCAAATCACAGAAAATGACAGTGATCTCTTTGTGGATTTAGCAGCAAAGATCACCCAAG ATGATAGTCAGAAAGGTCCAAAGTCCCATCTTGAGATTCTGGCTGAAATGCGAGACTACAAAAGGCGGCGGCAGTCATACAGGGCTAAGAATGTTCATATAACGAAGAAGTCTTACACTGAG GTGATTCGGGATGTGATTGGTGTGCATATGGAAGAACTTAGCAATCACTGGCAGGAGGAGAATAGGTTGGATAATGCAGAAATATGTGAAGGCGGGAAGTCAAAATCTTCGGGAAG CACATACAAATCTTCTGACACACGCGCAGTTTATTTTATACTAGTTCTATTAAGCTCCTGCTTGAGAAGCTCTGTCTGCATGAAAGATGGGGAAAAATGA